A window from Montipora capricornis isolate CH-2021 chromosome 7, ASM3666992v2, whole genome shotgun sequence encodes these proteins:
- the LOC138057542 gene encoding uncharacterized protein, whose product MHTALKERPVQGCTASLCHVNETKKGLDIKKLQQFSAMNDFSYQQDGLRVWKAFQLGPGKLIPWDEIYIKHQGATDLITEQENFGFTSRVTHGSGDAESNSELGLVLECPEPACARTFRSVEEMELHLSVGQHTESMYDKLKRGWVEKFSSLTLSEGDSTNVIERQGSEPFQSNLSEGWALHKPKGGAVRFSEKVRQYLTSKFEIGEQSGRKEDPMKVSQDMRKANGENGERLFSREEWLTKAQIQGFFSRLSSSRRRRAGTSPSTAVDDKSDEELIDEEEVSHMTTLESVVTEIGLTHPIVYDIYDLCDYVKKKKLNHFTVSMLKEICTFFGLPFKSRNSKALLMSK is encoded by the coding sequence ATGCACACGGCGCTCAAAGAAAGGCCAGTTCAAGGATGTACTGCATCTTTATGCCACGTAAATGAAACCAAGAAAGGTTTAGATATCAAGAAACTCCAGCAATTCAGTGCCATGAACGACTTTTCATATCAACAAGACGGTCTCAGAGTGTGGAAGGCATTCCAACTTGGCCCTGGCAAACTCATTCCGTGGGATGAAATTTATATTAAGCATCAAGGCGCCACCGATCTTATAACAGAACAGGAGAATTTTGGCTTCACTTCGAGAGTAACGCATGGAAGTGGTGATGCAGAAAGCAACAGTGAATTGGGGCTAGTGTTGGAATGCCCAGAACCAGCATGCGCTAGAACATTCAGATCTGTCGAAGAAATGGAGCTGCACTTATCTGTTGGACAACATACAGAGAGTATGTACGACAAACTCAAACGAGGCTGGGTTGAAAAATTCTCATCCCTTACCCTTTCAGAAGGTGACAGTACCAATGTTATCGAGAGACAGGGTAGCGAACCTTTCCAGTCGAATTTAAGTGAAGGATGGGCACTTCATAAGCCAAAAGGTGGCGCTGTTCGCTTCTCAGAGAAAGTAAGGCAGTATCTCACCTCCAAGTTTGAAATTGGTGAACAATCTGGAAGGAAAGAGGATCCGATGAAAGTCTCGCAAGATATGAGGAAAGCGAATGGGGAAAACGGGGAGCGCCTCTTTTCCCGGGAAGAGTGGCTAACCAAAGCCCAAATACAAGGCTTTTTCTCCCGTTTGTCTTCCTCGAGAAGGAGACGGGCAGGTACGTCTCCTAGCACCGCGGTTGACGATAAATCTGACGAGGAATTAATTGACGAGGAAGAAGTGAGTCACATGACCACCCTCGAATCAGTTGTAACAGAAATTGGCTTAACGCATCCGATTGTCTATGACATTTATGACTTGTGTGACTacgtgaagaaaaaaaaattgaaccattTTACTGTTTCCATGCTTAAGGAAATCTGCACTTTCTTCGGGCTCCCATTTAAATCTAGAAATTCCAAAGCTCTTCTAATGtcaaaataa
- the LOC138056288 gene encoding uncharacterized protein, which translates to MAAKLWRLPKIRVFLSAGEHFEIFEIKVSIKLIFAAHDLKSMLYADDTQLYVVLEESTITATVERVNKCLCDIKSWSTSNKLVLNESKTEIVYIHSKHRNMINTLPQIIVNSAPIDLTSDARNLGVVFDDNLHFQKQINTVCSSAYLALNSIGKIRRYLDRQTTEKLVHAFVLSRLDQCNSLLYGLPNVQLD; encoded by the exons atggcggccaaactTTGGAGATTGCCGAAAATTAG ggTCTTTCTTAGTGCAGGagaacattttgaaatatttgagatAAAAGTCTCAATAAAATTG ATCTTTGCTGCCCACGACTTGAAGTCTATGCTgtacgctgacgacacacaACTGTACGTTGTGCTCGAAGAATCTACCATCACGGCTACAGTAGAACGGGTGAACAAATGTCTTTGTGACATCAAATCGTGGTCAACATCTAACAAATTGGTACTCAATGAAAGCAAGACAGAGATTGTTTACATTCATTCAAAACACCGCAACATGATCAATACCTTGCCGCAAATTATTGTGAACAGTGCTCCCATTGATCTCACAAGTGATGCTCGTAACCTCGGAGTGGTGTTTGACGACAACCTACACTTCCAGAAGCAAATCAACACTGTTTGTTCATCGGCTTACCTTGCATTGAACTCTATAGGCAAGATCCGTCGTTATCTCGACCGTCAAACTACCGAGAAACTTGTTCACGCTTTTGTATTGTCTCGCCTTGACCAATGCAACAGTCTCCTTTACGGGCTTCCAAACGTTCAGCTTGATTAA
- the LOC138056289 gene encoding uncharacterized protein has product MGDLNCNLASSTFDTNTNLLTSIANVYSLHQLIREPTRITSSSSTLIDLIFTNCPDKVVCSGVSHVGISDHNLVYVYRKLCIDRSGSGHKTETYRKFKNFRSESFRNDIASQSWDDLLMLEDPNDMWLAWKTLFLSVVDKHAPIRTKRVRSSKCPWVTPQLKKYMYERDKLKKKATITNDPWD; this is encoded by the coding sequence ATGGGTGATCTAAATTGCAATTTGGCCTCGTCTACATTTGATACTAACACGAATTTGCTAACAAGCATTGCTAATGTCTACAGTCTTCATCAACTCATTAGAGAGCCAACTCGCATAACCAGTTCATCGTCaactttgattgatttgatCTTTACAAATTGCCCGGATAAGGTAGTTTGTTCGGGAGTCTCTCATGTGGGTATCAGTGATCACAATCTTGTCTACGTATATCGCAAACTTTGTATAGACAGATCGGGAAGTGGCCATAAAACTGAAACGTATAGGAAATTCAAAAACTTCAGAAGTGAAAGTTTTCGGAATGACATTGCTTCCCAAAGTTGGGATGATCTCCTAATGCTTGAGgatccaaatgatatgtggcTGGCTTGGAAAACCCTGTTTCTTAGTGTTGTTGACAAGCATGCACCTATTCGGACGAAACGTGTTCGTTCATCGAAGTGTCCTTGGGTGACACCTCAGTtgaagaaatacatgtatgaaagggacaagttgaaaaagaaagcaacaatCACTAATGACCCATGGGATTAA